A window of Juglans regia cultivar Chandler chromosome 7, Walnut 2.0, whole genome shotgun sequence contains these coding sequences:
- the LOC109014555 gene encoding haloacid dehalogenase-like hydrolase domain-containing 5 isoform X3 produces the protein MRCRAVFRVSQSRNRAPLLLQPQASRLYSQLQSKHERSSFGIAFDIDGVVLRGRVPIGGSPQALRRLYGESGALKVPFIFLTNGGGIPESRRAIELSDLLGVYILPSQVVQGHSSFKTLLKRYENELIIATGKGEPALVMSEYGFKKVLSLDEYASYFENIDPVSQYKMWTTKWESSKGSCPKNLVPSFNIASDRVKAAFVVSDPVDWGRDIQVLCDILSSGGLPGDDNGQQPPLYFAADDLEYQAAFPSERLGMGAFRIALESVFNRIHCNALDCVIFGKPNPFVFKNTEAILRQLHSSCDDNYINNGNNGSHPFKTLYMIGDNPLVDIKGAQQSFGLNVT, from the exons atgagatgtCGAGCGGTTTTTAGGGTTTCTCAGAGCAGGAACAGAGCGCCACTGCTGCTCCAGCCTCAAGCTTCGCGTTTGTATTCTCAGCTTCAATCCAAGCACGAACG GTCTTCTTTTGGAATTGCCTTTGACATTGATGGTGTCGTTCTTCGCGGTCGCGTTCCCATTGGAGGCTCTCCGCAAGCTCTGAGAAGACTGTATGGAGAATCTG GTGCTCTGAAGgtgccttttattttcttgacgAATG GAGGTGGCATCCCCGAATCCAGACGTGCCATTGAGCTAAGTGATCTTTTGGGAGTATACATTTTACCTTCTCAG GTTGTACAGGGTCACTCATCTTTTAAAACTTTGTTgaagag ATACGAGAATGAACTCATCATTGCCACTGGGAAAGGGGAACCTGCTCTTGTAATGTCTGAATACGGTTTCAA AAAGGTCCTTTCATTAGATGAGTATGCTTCCTACTTTGAGAATATTGATCCTGTTTCTCAATATAAGATGTGGACAACTAAGTGGGAGTCGAGTAAGGGTAGTTGCCCCAAGAACTTGGTTCCAAGTTTCAACATCGCCTCTGACAGAGTTAAGGCAGCTTTTGTCGTCAGCGATCCAGTAGATTGGGGCAGGGACATTCAG GTTCTCTGTGACATTTTAAGCTCTGGAGGCCTTCCTGGAGATGATAATGGACAGCAACCACCTTTGTATTTTGCTGCTGATGATCTTGAATATCAG GCAGCATTTCCATCTGAACGCCTTGGAATGGGTGCTTTCAGAATTGCACTGGAAAGTGTCTTCAACAG AATTCACTGTAATGCTCTGGACTGCGTTATATTTGGGAAACCAAATCCGTTTGTATTCAAGAACACTGAAGCCATACTGAGACAGCTTCACTCATCATGTGATgataattacataaataatgGAAACAATGGATCACACCCTTTCAAGACGCTTTATATGATTGGTGACAACCCGTTAGTTGATATCAAGGGTGCACAACAG TCCTTTGGCCTGAATGTTACATGA
- the LOC109014555 gene encoding uncharacterized protein YKR070W-like isoform X1 yields MRCRAVFRVSQSRNRAPLLLQPQASRLYSQLQSKHERSSFGIAFDIDGVVLRGRVPIGGSPQALRRLYGESGALKVPFIFLTNGGGIPESRRAIELSDLLGVYILPSQVVQGHSSFKTLLKRYENELIIATGKGEPALVMSEYGFKKVLSLDEYASYFENIDPVSQYKMWTTKWESSKGSCPKNLVPSFNIASDRVKAAFVVSDPVDWGRDIQVLCDILSSGGLPGDDNGQQPPLYFAADDLEYQAAFPSERLGMGAFRIALESVFNRIHCNALDCVIFGKPNPFVFKNTEAILRQLHSSCDDNYINNGNNGSHPFKTLYMIGDNPLVDIKGAQQAGHPWFSILTRTGVFRGKDNHAEFPADLVVDTVEEAVDYILKRESTS; encoded by the exons atgagatgtCGAGCGGTTTTTAGGGTTTCTCAGAGCAGGAACAGAGCGCCACTGCTGCTCCAGCCTCAAGCTTCGCGTTTGTATTCTCAGCTTCAATCCAAGCACGAACG GTCTTCTTTTGGAATTGCCTTTGACATTGATGGTGTCGTTCTTCGCGGTCGCGTTCCCATTGGAGGCTCTCCGCAAGCTCTGAGAAGACTGTATGGAGAATCTG GTGCTCTGAAGgtgccttttattttcttgacgAATG GAGGTGGCATCCCCGAATCCAGACGTGCCATTGAGCTAAGTGATCTTTTGGGAGTATACATTTTACCTTCTCAG GTTGTACAGGGTCACTCATCTTTTAAAACTTTGTTgaagag ATACGAGAATGAACTCATCATTGCCACTGGGAAAGGGGAACCTGCTCTTGTAATGTCTGAATACGGTTTCAA AAAGGTCCTTTCATTAGATGAGTATGCTTCCTACTTTGAGAATATTGATCCTGTTTCTCAATATAAGATGTGGACAACTAAGTGGGAGTCGAGTAAGGGTAGTTGCCCCAAGAACTTGGTTCCAAGTTTCAACATCGCCTCTGACAGAGTTAAGGCAGCTTTTGTCGTCAGCGATCCAGTAGATTGGGGCAGGGACATTCAG GTTCTCTGTGACATTTTAAGCTCTGGAGGCCTTCCTGGAGATGATAATGGACAGCAACCACCTTTGTATTTTGCTGCTGATGATCTTGAATATCAG GCAGCATTTCCATCTGAACGCCTTGGAATGGGTGCTTTCAGAATTGCACTGGAAAGTGTCTTCAACAG AATTCACTGTAATGCTCTGGACTGCGTTATATTTGGGAAACCAAATCCGTTTGTATTCAAGAACACTGAAGCCATACTGAGACAGCTTCACTCATCATGTGATgataattacataaataatgGAAACAATGGATCACACCCTTTCAAGACGCTTTATATGATTGGTGACAACCCGTTAGTTGATATCAAGGGTGCACAACAG GCAGGACATCCTTGGTTTTCAATTTTGACGAGGACAGGTGTTTTCAGGGGAAAGGATAATCATGCAGAATTTCCGGCTGATCTG GTCGTTGATACTGTTGAAGAGGCGGTTGACTATATTTTGAAAAGGGAGAGTACGTCTTAG
- the LOC109014555 gene encoding uncharacterized CDP-alcohol phosphatidyltransferase class-I family protein C22A12.08c-like isoform X2, giving the protein MTQEVDCYESRLLLSASSEKTVWRIWYSTTYASPSLSLCALKVPFIFLTNGGGIPESRRAIELSDLLGVYILPSQVVQGHSSFKTLLKRYENELIIATGKGEPALVMSEYGFKKVLSLDEYASYFENIDPVSQYKMWTTKWESSKGSCPKNLVPSFNIASDRVKAAFVVSDPVDWGRDIQVLCDILSSGGLPGDDNGQQPPLYFAADDLEYQAAFPSERLGMGAFRIALESVFNRIHCNALDCVIFGKPNPFVFKNTEAILRQLHSSCDDNYINNGNNGSHPFKTLYMIGDNPLVDIKGAQQAGHPWFSILTRTGVFRGKDNHAEFPADLVVDTVEEAVDYILKRESTS; this is encoded by the exons ATGACGCAAGAAGTTGACTGCTACGAGTCACGACTACT GCTCTCCGCAAGCTCTGAGAAGACTGTATGGAGAATCTGGTACTCTACAACCTAtgcatctccctctctctctctct GTGCTCTGAAGgtgccttttattttcttgacgAATG GAGGTGGCATCCCCGAATCCAGACGTGCCATTGAGCTAAGTGATCTTTTGGGAGTATACATTTTACCTTCTCAG GTTGTACAGGGTCACTCATCTTTTAAAACTTTGTTgaagag ATACGAGAATGAACTCATCATTGCCACTGGGAAAGGGGAACCTGCTCTTGTAATGTCTGAATACGGTTTCAA AAAGGTCCTTTCATTAGATGAGTATGCTTCCTACTTTGAGAATATTGATCCTGTTTCTCAATATAAGATGTGGACAACTAAGTGGGAGTCGAGTAAGGGTAGTTGCCCCAAGAACTTGGTTCCAAGTTTCAACATCGCCTCTGACAGAGTTAAGGCAGCTTTTGTCGTCAGCGATCCAGTAGATTGGGGCAGGGACATTCAG GTTCTCTGTGACATTTTAAGCTCTGGAGGCCTTCCTGGAGATGATAATGGACAGCAACCACCTTTGTATTTTGCTGCTGATGATCTTGAATATCAG GCAGCATTTCCATCTGAACGCCTTGGAATGGGTGCTTTCAGAATTGCACTGGAAAGTGTCTTCAACAG AATTCACTGTAATGCTCTGGACTGCGTTATATTTGGGAAACCAAATCCGTTTGTATTCAAGAACACTGAAGCCATACTGAGACAGCTTCACTCATCATGTGATgataattacataaataatgGAAACAATGGATCACACCCTTTCAAGACGCTTTATATGATTGGTGACAACCCGTTAGTTGATATCAAGGGTGCACAACAG GCAGGACATCCTTGGTTTTCAATTTTGACGAGGACAGGTGTTTTCAGGGGAAAGGATAATCATGCAGAATTTCCGGCTGATCTG GTCGTTGATACTGTTGAAGAGGCGGTTGACTATATTTTGAAAAGGGAGAGTACGTCTTAG
- the LOC109014552 gene encoding protein TONNEAU 1a-like, whose amino-acid sequence MDDYTRQMMDLKTLVTRTLEKKGVLAKIRAELRASVFEAIEDEDRVIEQEEGLPPALLGSCNDRAKHLHSSPSGRLLTALICEYLDWAQLNHTLKVYLPECNLQKDSWKTDLQEFSSKNGYDLNRNGDSGPLLLDVLEGFLKFENLSQARGTGRRITTPEAESLSNLESRNNRRPSSSSVAGGLPPLGRPIPASQASDRRGGSSMSGYRKDDYNWRYDSDELPEDVIRASAALENLQLDRKARNLTTSWRHAGDGISEGDGRADHM is encoded by the exons ATGGACGACTACACGAGGCAGATGATGGACCTCAAGACCCTCGTCACCCGCACCCTTGAGAAGAAGGGCGTACTCGCCAAGATCCGG GCTGAACTCAGAGCAAGTGTGTTTGAGGCAATTGAAGATGAGGATCGGGTAATTGAACAAGAAGAAGGTTTGCCTCCTGCATTACTTGGTAGCTGCAATGATCGTGCAAAACATCTTCATTCGTCTCCATCAG GAAGGCTACTTACTGCTCTTATATGTGAATACTTAGACTGGGCGCAACTAAATCACACGCTAAAGGTTTATTTGCCGGAGTGTAATTTG CAAAAGGATTCTTGGAAAACTGATTTGCAAGAATTTAGTAGCAAGAATGGATATGATCTCAACAGAAATGGTGATAGTGGTCCGTTGCTTTTGGATGTGCTTGAAGGATTCTTGAAGTTTGAG AATCTATCTCAAGCAAGAGGTACTGGAAGAAGAATAACTACTCCAGAAGCTGAGTCCTTATCCAATTTAGAGTCCAGGAACAATCGGAGGCCTTCTTCATCATCTGTTGCTGGGGGCCTACCTCCACTGGGAAG GCCTATTCCTGCTTCCCAGGCATCTG ATCGTAGAGGAGGTTCCTCGATGTCTGGTTACAGGAAGGATGACTATAATTGGAGATATGACAGTGACGAGCTCCCAGAGGATGTAATTCGAGCTTCAGCTGCCTTGGAGAACCTTCAGTTGGATAGAAAGGCTCGAAATCTTACTACATCTTGGCG GCATGCTGGGGATGGAATCAGTGAGGGTGATGGCCGGGCAGACCATATGTAG
- the LOC109014554 gene encoding leucine aminopeptidase translates to MAPIDPHSFTDSTHPLATHVSLTLYVDFSTSTIHGSALVSLPNPHSGALSLDTRSLTIHSIRDPISLATIPYSLSPPDPIKGCHVTVSLSNHSSFLVLYSTSPSSSALQWLLPWQTFNKKYPFVYTQCQAIHARSVFPCQDTPAARVRYSCRINIPRQLSAVMSARHVERRPPLSQEAAALVCDSSLWCSEERVVEEFEMEQPIPPYLFAFAVGELGFREVGPRTRVYAEAVPGLLDDAAREFAGTEDMIRQGERLFGPYEWERFDLLVLPPSFPYGGMENPRMVFLTPTVIKGDASGAQVVAHELAHSWTGNLITNKTNDHFWLNEGFTTYAERRIVEAVQGEDRATLNIGIGWKGLNEEMERFKDKMEFTKLKTNQEGVDPDDVYSQVPYEKGFQFLWRIERQIGRPVFDEFLKKYIATFKFQSIDTQTFLDFLKANIPGIEKDIDLELWTEGTGIPPDAYEPVSNIYTKIVSLANEFKLGRMPREDEVADWQGQEWELYLENLPKSVETSQVLALDERYRLSESKDYEVKVAFLQMAISSKCRDKYGEVEKTLKEVGRMKYLRPLYTALVQGTGKEEEKILAERVFAEACDFYHPIAKGVVASIFAKHL, encoded by the exons ATGGCACCCATCGACCCCCACTCGTTCACAGACTCCACCCACCCACTAGCAACCCACGTCTCTCTCACCCTCTACGTAGACTTCTCGACCTCCACCATCCATGGCTCGGCCCTCGTCTCCCTCCCGAACCCTCACTCCggcgctctctctctcgacacTCGCTCTCTCACCATCCACTCCATTCGCGACCCCATTTCCCTTGCCACCATCCCTTATTCCCTCTCCCCTCCTGATCCAATCAAGGGCTGTCACGTTACCGTCTCTCTCTCCAACCACTCCTCCTTCCTCGTCCTCTACTCCACCTCCCCGTCCTCCTCGGCCCTTCAATGGCTCTTACCCTGGCAAACATTCAACAAGAAGTACCCCTTCGTCTACACCCAATGCCAGGCCATCCACGCTCGATCGGTCTTCCCCTGCCAGGACACTCCCGCCGCGCGCGTGCGTTACAGCTGCCGGATCAACATCCCGCGCCAGCTCTCAGCGGTGATGTCCGCGCGCCACGTTGAGCGGCGCCCCCCGTTGAGCCAGGAGGCCGCGGCGTTGGTCTGCGACTCCTCGCTGTGGTGTTCGGAGGAGAGGGTCGTCGAGGAGTTCGAGATGGAGCAGCCGATACCGCCGTACCTTTTCGCCTTCGCGGTGGGGGAGCTAGGGTTCCGGGAGGTGGGGCCAAGGACTAGGGTTTATGCCGAGGCGGTGCCGGGCTTGTTGGACGACGCCGCGAGGGAGTTCGCGGGAACGGAGGATATGATAAGGCAAGGGGAGCGGTTGTTCGGGCCGTACGAGTGGGAGAGGTTCGATTTGTTGGTGTTGCCACCGAGCTTCCCGTACGGGGGCATGGAGAACCCAAGGATGGTGTTCTTGACGCCCACTGTTATTAAGGGTGATGCCAGCGGGGCCCAGGTGGTGGCCCACGAGCTTGCGCATAGTTGGACCGGGAATTTGATCACTAACAAGACCAATGACCATTTTTGGTTGAATGAG GGGTTTACTACTTATGCGGAGAGAAGGATTGTCGAAGCTGTACAAGGGGAAGACAGAGCTACATTGAATATTGGAATTGGTTGGAAGGGTTTAAATGAGGAGATGGAGCGATTCAAGGACAAGATGGAGTTCACAAAACTCAAAACCAATCAGGAAGGTGTAGACCCAGATGATGTCTATTCTCAAGTCCCATATGAGAAAGGTTTTCAGTTTCTATGGCGTATTGAACGTCAG ATTGGAAGGCCTGTGTTTGATGAATTCCTCAAGAAATACATTGCCACCTTTAAGTTCCAATCAATTGATACCCAGACATTTCTGGACTTCCTGAAAGCAAACATCCCCGGAATAGAGAAAGACATTGACTTGGAATTATGGACTGAGGGTACTGGTATCCCTCCAGATGCATACGAACCagtttctaatatatataccaAGATTGTATCACTTGCCAATGAGTTTAAGCTAGGGAGGATGCCAAGAGAGGATGAAGTTGCAGACTGGCAAGGGCAGGAATGGGAACTCTACTTGGAGAACCTGCCCAAATCCGTTGAAACATCACAG GTCTTGGCCTTGGATGAACGCTACAGGCTATCGGAATCAAAGGATTATGAGGTGAAGGTTGCCTTTCTCCAAATGGCCATTTCATCTAAGTGCAGAGATAAATATGGTGAGGTGGAAAAAACGTTGAAGGAAGTTGGAAGGATGAAGTACCTTCGCCCACTTTACACTGCTCTTGTACAAGGCACTGGAAAGGAAGAGGAGAAGATTTTGGCTGAGAGGGTGTTTGCAGAGGCTTGTGACTTTTATCACCCCATAGCTAAAGGGGTTGTTGCATCAATCTTTGCCAAGCACCTCTAG
- the LOC109014551 gene encoding probable adenylate kinase 6, chloroplastic produces the protein MAVFYRLPRARGSTQIFSMTSTVRAFSSSSISNSGNDLKSPSLLAQKSLPLRREPRDRNVHWVFLGCPGVGKGTYASRLSNLLGVPHIATGDLVREELTSSGPLASRLAEIVNQGKLVSDEIVINLLSKHLEAGEAKGKTGFILDGFPRTITQAEILEGVTNIDLVINLKLREDALLAKCLGRRICSECGGNYNIACIDIKGENGSPGLYMAPLLPPSHCASKLFTRSDDTEEVVKERLHVYKEMTQPVEEFYRSNGKLLEFDLPGGIPESWPKLLRALNLEHDDKQSAAV, from the exons atgGCGGTATTTTACCGGTTGCCAAGGGCGAGAGGCTCAACGCAGATCTTCTCCATGACCTCCACAGTCCGGGCCTTCTCTTCGTCCTCTATATCGAATTCCGGAAATGACCTCAAATCGCCGTCCCTGCTCGCCCAGAAGTCCCTCCCTCTGCGTCGCGAACCCAGGGACAGAAACGTCCATTGGGTTTTCCTCGGCTGCCCTGGCGTCGGAAAAGGCACCTACGCGTCTCGACTCTCCAACCTGCTTGGTGTCCCTCACATCGCCACCGGTGATCTTGTCCGTGAAGAGCTCACTTCCTCTGGTCCCCTCGCTTCCCGG cTTGCAGAGATTGTTAACCAAGGAAAACTGGTTTCAGATGAAATTGTAATAAATCTGTTGTCCAAGCATCTTGAAGCTGGTGAAGCTAAGGGCAAAACTGGCTTCATTCTTGATGGTTTCCCTCGAACCATAACACAGGCG GAAATTCTAGAGGGGGTAACAAATATTGACTTGGTGATCAACCTGAAGCTTCGGGAAGATGCATTGCTTGCAAAGTGCCTTGGAAGAAGAATATGTAGTGAGTGCGGAGGAAACTACAATATTGCATGTATCGATATTAAGGGTGAGAATGGAAGCCCTGGATTGTATATGGCTCCACTTCTCCCCCCTTCACATTGTGCATCAAAACTTTTCACTCGATCTGATGACACTGAAGAAGTTGTTAAGGAACGGCTTCATGTATATAAGGAAATG ACTCAACCTGTGGAAGAGTTCTACCGCAGCAATGGGAAGTTGTTGGAGTTTGATCTACCAGGAGGAATCCCAGAATCCTGGCCAAAGCTGCTTCGTGCTCTGAATCTTGAACATGATGATAAACAGTCTGCAGCAGTATGA